A portion of the Elephas maximus indicus isolate mEleMax1 chromosome 13, mEleMax1 primary haplotype, whole genome shotgun sequence genome contains these proteins:
- the AP3B2 gene encoding AP-3 complex subunit beta-2 isoform X1 → MSAAPAYSEDKGGAGGPGEPEYGHDPASGGIFSSDYKRHDDLKEMLDTNKDSLKLEAMKRIVAMIARGKNASDLFPAVVKNVACKNIEVKKLVYVYLVRYAEEQQDLALLSISTFQRGLKDPNQLIRASALRVLSSIRVPIIVPIMMLAIKEAASDMSPYVRKTAAHAIPKLYSLDSDQKDQLIEVIEKLLADKTTLVAGSVVMAFEEVCPERIDLIHKNYRKLCNLLIDVEEWGQVVIISMLTRYARTQFLSPNQNESLLEENPEKAFYGSEEDEVKGPGPEEAAATALPARKPYVMDPDHRLLLRNTKPLLQSRSAAVVMAVAQLYFHLAPKAEVGVIAKALVRLLRSHSEVQYVVLQNVATMSIKRRGMFEPYLKSFYIRSTDPTQIKILKLEVLTNLANETNIPTVLREFQTYIRSMDKDFVAATIQAIGRCATNIGRVRDTCLNGLVQLLSNRDELVVAESVVVIKKLLQMQPAQHGEIIKHLAKLTDNIQVPMARASILWLIGEYCEHVPRIAPDVLRKMAKSFTAEEDIVKLQVINLAAKLYLTNSKQTKLLTQYVLSLAKYDQNYDIRDRARFTRQLIVPSEQGGALSRHAKKLFLAPKPAPVLESSFKDRDHFQLGSLSHLLNAKATGYQELPDWPEEAPDPSVRNVEVPEWTKCSNREKRKEKEKPFYSDSEGESGPTESADSNPESDSESDSKSSSESSSGDSSSESDDEDEEKGRSSESEQSEEEGKRKKMKKRKTVAEGHREGSSSDEGSDSSSSSSESEVTSESEEEQVESTSWRRKTPPSSKSAPAAKEISLLDLEDFTPPSVQAVSPPTIVSTSLATDLEGLTLTDSSLVPSLLSPVPGVGRQELLHRVAGEGLAVEYAFSRQPFPGDPHMVSVHIHFSNSSENPIKGLRVGTPKLPAGISIQEFPEIESLAPGESTTAVMGINFCDSTQAANFQLCTQTRQFYVSIQPPVGELMAPVFMSENEFKKEQGKLTGMNEITEKLTLPDTCRNDHIVVQKVTTTANLGRVPCGTSDEYRFAGKTLTSGSLVLLTLDARPAGAAQLTVNSEKMVIGTMLVKDVVQALTQ, encoded by the exons ATGTCGGCCGCCCCCGCCTACAGCGAGGACAAGGGCGGCGCCGGCGGCCCCGGGGAGCCTGAGTATGGACACGACCCGGCGAGCGGCGGCATCTTCTCCTCCGACTACAAGCG GCATGATGACCTGAAGGAGATGCTGGACACCAACAAGGATTCACTCAAGCTGGAGGCCATGAAGAGAATTGTGGCg ATGATTGCCCGTGGAAAGAATGCTTCAGACCTGTTTCCCGCTGTGGTGAAGAATGTGGCCTGTAAGAACATAGAG GTGAAGAAACTTGTCTATGTGTACCTGGTACGTTATGCGGAGGAGCAACAAGACTTGGCCTTGCTGTCCATCTCCACCTTCCAGCGTGGACTAAAG GATCCCAATCAGCTGATACGGGCCAGTGCCCTCCGTGTCCTCTCTAGCATCCGTGTGCCCATCATAGTACCCATCATGATGCTGGCCATCAAGGAAGCTGCCTCGGACATGTCACCCTACGTGCGGAAAACAGCTGCCCATGCAATCCCTAAACTCTACAG TCTGGACTCTGACCAGAAGGACCAGCTGATAGAGGTCATTGAGAAGCTTCTGGCCGACAAAACCACG CTGGTGGCTGGCAGCGTGGTGATGGCCTTTGAGGAGGTGTGCCCGGAGCGCATCGACTTGATTCACAAGAACTACCGGAAACTTTGTAACCTGCTCATCGACGTGGAGGAATGGGGCCAGGTGGTCATCATCAGCATGCTTACCCGCTATGCACGCACGCAGTTCCTGAGCCCCAACCAGAAC gagtccctgctAGAGGAGAACCCCGAGAAAGCCTTCTACGGCTCGGAGGAGGACGAGGTCAAGGGCCCAGGGCCAGAGGAGGCTGCTGCCACTGCGCTGCCCGCCCGAAAGCCCTACGTCATGGACCCGGACCACCGGCTGCTGCTGCGCAACACAAAGCCTCTGCTGCAGAGCCGCAGCGCTGCCGTGGTCATGGCGGTGGCGCAGCTTTACTTCCACCTGGCGCCCAAGGCTGAGGTGGGCGTCATCGCCAAAGCGCTCGTGCGCCTGCTGCGCAGCCACAG TGAGGTGCAGTATGTGGTGCTCCAGAATGTGGCCACTATGTCCATCAAGCGCCGG GGTATGTTTGAGCCCTACCTGAAGAGCTTCTACATCAGGTCCACTGACCCCACCCAGATCAAGATCCTGAAG ctggaagtgctcaccaaCCTGGCCAATGAGACCAACATCCCTACTGTCCTACGGGAATTCCAG ACGTACATTCGCAGCATGGACAAAGACTTTGTGGCAGCCACAATCCAGGCCATTGGGCGCTGTGCAACTAACATAGGCCGAGTTCGTGACACCTGTCTCAATGGGCTGGTGCAGCTGCTATCCAACCGTGATG AGCTCGTGGTTGCAGAGTCAGTGGTCGTCATTAAGAAGCTGCTGCAGATGCAGCCAGCACAGCACGGGGAGATCATCAAACACTTGGCAAAGCTCACAGACAACATCCAG GTGCCCATGGCCCGAGCCAGCATCCTGTGGCTCATTGGCGAGTACTGTGAGCACGTCCCCAGGATTGCACCTGACGTCCTGAGAAAAATGGCCAAGTCCTTCACAGCAGAGGAGGATATCGTCAAACTGCAGGTCATCAACTTGGCGGCCAAGCTCTATCTGACCAACTCTAAGCAG ACCAAACTGCTGACCCAGTATGTCCTGAGCCTGGCCAAGTACGACCAGAACTATGATATCCGTGACCGAGCTCGCTTCACCCGGCAGCTCATAGTCCCTTCAGAGCAGGGTGGAGCCCTCAGCCGCCATGCCAAGAAGCTCTTCCTGGCGCCCAAGCCAGCCCCGGTCTTGGAGTCATCCTTCAAAG ACCGGGATCACTTCCAGCTGGGCTCACTGTCCCACCTGCTTAATGCCAAGGCCACCGGCTACCAGGAGCTCCCAGACTGGCCAGAGGAAGCACCAGACCCGTCTGTGCGCAATGTGGAG GTTCCTGAATGGACCAAGTGCTCAAAtcgggagaaaagaaaggagaaggagaagccCTTCTATTCAGACTCCGAAGGGGAGTCAGGGCCCACGGAGTCAGCAGACAGCA ACCCCGAGTCGGACAGTGAATCAGACAGTAAGAGCAGCAGTGAGAGCAGCTCTGGGGATTCCAGCAGTGAGTCGGACGATGAGGATGAGGAGAAGGGGAGGAGCAGCGAGAG TGAGCAGAGTGAGGAGGAAGGCAAGAGGAAGaagatgaaaaagaggaaaacggtTGCAGAGGGACACAGAGAAGGCTCGTCCTCAGATGAGGGCAGCGATTCTAGCAGCAGCTCTTCAGAGTCTGAGGTGACATCAGAGTCTGAGGAGGAGCAGGTGGAATCTACCTCCTGGAGGAGAAAAACA CCTCCAAGCAGCAAAAGTGCCCCTGCAGCCAAGGAGATCTCTCTGCTTGATCTAGAGGACT TCACCCCTCCCAGTGTCCAGGCTGTGTCTCCCCCCACAATTGTATCCACCAGTCTGGCCACTGACCTGGAGGGCCTGACACTCACAGACTCCTCCCTGGTGCCCTCG CTGCTGAGCCCCGTGCCAGGTGTTGGGAGGCAGGAACTGCTGCACCGGGTGGCTGGCGAGGGACTGGCTGTGGAATATGCCTTCAGCCGCCAGCCCTTCCCTGGGGACCCCCACATGGTGTCTGTCCACATCCACTTCTCCAACAGCTCTGAAAACCCCATCAAGGGCCTGCGTGTGGGCACCCCCAAACTGCCTGCTGGCATCAGCATCCAGGAGTTTCCTGAAATTG AGTCCCTGGCACCTGGAGAATCAACCACTGCTGTAATGGGCATTAATTTCTGTGACTCAACACAGGCAGCCAACTTCCAGCTGTG CACCCAAACCCGACAGTTCTACGTCTCCATTCAGCCACCTGTAGGGGAGCTGATGGCGCCTGTGTTCATGAGTGAGAATGAGTTCAAGAAGGAACAGG GAAAGCTGACGGGCATGAATGAAATCACAGAGAAGCTCACACTGCCGGACACCTGTCGGAATGACCATATTGTGGTACAGAAAGTGACTACCACTGCCAACCTGGGTCGTGTCCCTTGTGGGACATCTGATGAGTACAG GTTTGCAGGGAAGACGTTGACCAGCGGGAGCCTAGTCCTGCTGACCCTGGATGCCCGGCCAGCTGGGGCTGCACAGCTGACTGTCAACAGTGAGAAGATGGTGATCGGCACCATGCTGGTCAAagatgtggtacaggctctgaccCAGTGA
- the AP3B2 gene encoding AP-3 complex subunit beta-2 isoform X2, whose product MSIKRRGMFEPYLKSFYIRSTDPTQIKILKLEVLTNLANETNIPTVLREFQTYIRSMDKDFVAATIQAIGRCATNIGRVRDTCLNGLVQLLSNRDELVVAESVVVIKKLLQMQPAQHGEIIKHLAKLTDNIQVPMARASILWLIGEYCEHVPRIAPDVLRKMAKSFTAEEDIVKLQVINLAAKLYLTNSKQTKLLTQYVLSLAKYDQNYDIRDRARFTRQLIVPSEQGGALSRHAKKLFLAPKPAPVLESSFKDRDHFQLGSLSHLLNAKATGYQELPDWPEEAPDPSVRNVEVPEWTKCSNREKRKEKEKPFYSDSEGESGPTESADSNPESDSESDSKSSSESSSGDSSSESDDEDEEKGRSSESEQSEEEGKRKKMKKRKTVAEGHREGSSSDEGSDSSSSSSESEVTSESEEEQVESTSWRRKTPPSSKSAPAAKEISLLDLEDFTPPSVQAVSPPTIVSTSLATDLEGLTLTDSSLVPSLLSPVPGVGRQELLHRVAGEGLAVEYAFSRQPFPGDPHMVSVHIHFSNSSENPIKGLRVGTPKLPAGISIQEFPEIESLAPGESTTAVMGINFCDSTQAANFQLCTQTRQFYVSIQPPVGELMAPVFMSENEFKKEQGKLTGMNEITEKLTLPDTCRNDHIVVQKVTTTANLGRVPCGTSDEYRFAGKTLTSGSLVLLTLDARPAGAAQLTVNSEKMVIGTMLVKDVVQALTQ is encoded by the exons ATGTCCATCAAGCGCCGG GGTATGTTTGAGCCCTACCTGAAGAGCTTCTACATCAGGTCCACTGACCCCACCCAGATCAAGATCCTGAAG ctggaagtgctcaccaaCCTGGCCAATGAGACCAACATCCCTACTGTCCTACGGGAATTCCAG ACGTACATTCGCAGCATGGACAAAGACTTTGTGGCAGCCACAATCCAGGCCATTGGGCGCTGTGCAACTAACATAGGCCGAGTTCGTGACACCTGTCTCAATGGGCTGGTGCAGCTGCTATCCAACCGTGATG AGCTCGTGGTTGCAGAGTCAGTGGTCGTCATTAAGAAGCTGCTGCAGATGCAGCCAGCACAGCACGGGGAGATCATCAAACACTTGGCAAAGCTCACAGACAACATCCAG GTGCCCATGGCCCGAGCCAGCATCCTGTGGCTCATTGGCGAGTACTGTGAGCACGTCCCCAGGATTGCACCTGACGTCCTGAGAAAAATGGCCAAGTCCTTCACAGCAGAGGAGGATATCGTCAAACTGCAGGTCATCAACTTGGCGGCCAAGCTCTATCTGACCAACTCTAAGCAG ACCAAACTGCTGACCCAGTATGTCCTGAGCCTGGCCAAGTACGACCAGAACTATGATATCCGTGACCGAGCTCGCTTCACCCGGCAGCTCATAGTCCCTTCAGAGCAGGGTGGAGCCCTCAGCCGCCATGCCAAGAAGCTCTTCCTGGCGCCCAAGCCAGCCCCGGTCTTGGAGTCATCCTTCAAAG ACCGGGATCACTTCCAGCTGGGCTCACTGTCCCACCTGCTTAATGCCAAGGCCACCGGCTACCAGGAGCTCCCAGACTGGCCAGAGGAAGCACCAGACCCGTCTGTGCGCAATGTGGAG GTTCCTGAATGGACCAAGTGCTCAAAtcgggagaaaagaaaggagaaggagaagccCTTCTATTCAGACTCCGAAGGGGAGTCAGGGCCCACGGAGTCAGCAGACAGCA ACCCCGAGTCGGACAGTGAATCAGACAGTAAGAGCAGCAGTGAGAGCAGCTCTGGGGATTCCAGCAGTGAGTCGGACGATGAGGATGAGGAGAAGGGGAGGAGCAGCGAGAG TGAGCAGAGTGAGGAGGAAGGCAAGAGGAAGaagatgaaaaagaggaaaacggtTGCAGAGGGACACAGAGAAGGCTCGTCCTCAGATGAGGGCAGCGATTCTAGCAGCAGCTCTTCAGAGTCTGAGGTGACATCAGAGTCTGAGGAGGAGCAGGTGGAATCTACCTCCTGGAGGAGAAAAACA CCTCCAAGCAGCAAAAGTGCCCCTGCAGCCAAGGAGATCTCTCTGCTTGATCTAGAGGACT TCACCCCTCCCAGTGTCCAGGCTGTGTCTCCCCCCACAATTGTATCCACCAGTCTGGCCACTGACCTGGAGGGCCTGACACTCACAGACTCCTCCCTGGTGCCCTCG CTGCTGAGCCCCGTGCCAGGTGTTGGGAGGCAGGAACTGCTGCACCGGGTGGCTGGCGAGGGACTGGCTGTGGAATATGCCTTCAGCCGCCAGCCCTTCCCTGGGGACCCCCACATGGTGTCTGTCCACATCCACTTCTCCAACAGCTCTGAAAACCCCATCAAGGGCCTGCGTGTGGGCACCCCCAAACTGCCTGCTGGCATCAGCATCCAGGAGTTTCCTGAAATTG AGTCCCTGGCACCTGGAGAATCAACCACTGCTGTAATGGGCATTAATTTCTGTGACTCAACACAGGCAGCCAACTTCCAGCTGTG CACCCAAACCCGACAGTTCTACGTCTCCATTCAGCCACCTGTAGGGGAGCTGATGGCGCCTGTGTTCATGAGTGAGAATGAGTTCAAGAAGGAACAGG GAAAGCTGACGGGCATGAATGAAATCACAGAGAAGCTCACACTGCCGGACACCTGTCGGAATGACCATATTGTGGTACAGAAAGTGACTACCACTGCCAACCTGGGTCGTGTCCCTTGTGGGACATCTGATGAGTACAG GTTTGCAGGGAAGACGTTGACCAGCGGGAGCCTAGTCCTGCTGACCCTGGATGCCCGGCCAGCTGGGGCTGCACAGCTGACTGTCAACAGTGAGAAGATGGTGATCGGCACCATGCTGGTCAAagatgtggtacaggctctgaccCAGTGA
- the LOC126087844 gene encoding uncharacterized protein LOC126087844, translating into MSRGLEFLHIGTQPIQRPSCLVPFSSQALTGAVSTIKFFLSEAFLGQHFEAVELEGGEPEPGDLFLFRLMSPTGRWCGAHVGVYCGHGEIIHFEGKNPQGGGPHTFLGSWEGVVSKQGQRPLLHSRSLWRVLHRRGGVDRAALEGRVPEAMDADPPLYHPTRSTASAQPTSWPGISANTSEAQWLGERSPATNAGYQPPPKRAN; encoded by the exons ATGTCCAGGGGTCTGGAATTCCTACACATTGGGACACAG CCTATACAAAGGCCCAGTTGTCTGGTCCCTTTCTCTTCCCAAGCCCTGACTGGGGCAGTCAGCACCATTAAGTTCTTCCTCTCTGAGGCCTTCCTGGGTCAGCACTTTGAGGCTGTGGAGTTAGAGGGCGGTGAGCCAGAGCCGGGAGACCTCTTCCTGTTCAGGCTGATGTCCCCTACTGGACGCTGGTGTGGGGCCCACGTGGGCGTGTATTGCGGCCACGGAGAGATCATACACTTCGAGG GCAAGAATCCCCAGGGCGGTGGACCCCACACTTTTCTAGGCTCCTGGGAAGGTGTCGTGTCTAAACAGGGCCAGCGCCCACTGCTGCACTCTCGCTCCCTCTGGCGTGTACTGCATAGACGCGGTGGTGTGGATCGCGCAGCATTGGAGGGACGCGTGCCCGAGGCCATGGACGCGGACCCGCCTCTCTATCACCCCACGCGCAGCACTGCGTCTGCTCAGCCCACTTCCTGGCCTGGAATCTCCGCAAATACATCAGAGGCCCAGTGGCTGGGTGAGCGCAGCCCTGCTACCAATGCAGGATACCAACCTCCTCCCAAGCGGGCTAACTAA